In one window of Macadamia integrifolia cultivar HAES 741 chromosome 2, SCU_Mint_v3, whole genome shotgun sequence DNA:
- the LOC122060768 gene encoding auxilin-related protein 2-like isoform X1 → MESREARNRAAAERVIAEAREPAQWAAVQRAEAEAGERAAAADARERAAAERAVVERVIAEARERAQWAAVQRAQAEADERAEIEAREREERTAEEAREREATVATKKEAPERAPVEARGERAAFEGAAASSRERAAAAESMPRPNASDPIETQFLNKGVSEGVRWRSSETSPSMNKASSSTNVVDELIQFLEVISLLICKILIVCNATINSTVVYGVAREKVARERAAFARAEAEVWLRHEQAAVERAVAESRERAAVKARELAAFARDNEQKNDNDH, encoded by the exons ATGGAGAGCAGAGAAGCACGCAACAGAGCAGCGGCTGAAAGGGTAATAGCTGAAGCACGTGAACCAGCACAATGGGCTGCTGTTCAGAGGGCGGAAGCTGAAGCTGGTGAAAGGGCAGCAGCAGCAGACGCCAGGGAGAGGGCAGCTGCTGAAAGGGCTGTTGTCGAAAGGGTAATCGCCGAAGCGCGTGAACGAGCACAATGGGCTGCTGTTCAGAGGGCACAAGCTGAAGCTGATGAAAGGGCAGAAATTGAGgcaagggaaagagaagaaagaacagcAGAAGAAGCCAGGGAGAGGGAAGCTACTGTTGCGACGAAGAAGGAAGCACCAGAGCGAGCTCCTGTGGAGGCTAGAGGGGAACGAGCGGCTTTTGAAGGAGCTGCTGCATCGTCTCGAGAAAGGGCAGCAGCTGCAGAGTCAATGCCGAGGCCTAACGCTTCG GATCCAATTGAAACCCAATTTCTGAACAAGGGAGTGTCTGAAGGGGTGCGCTGGAGATCTTCTGAAACTTCACCCAGCATGAACAAGGCATCTTCCTCAACAAATGTTGTTGATgaattaattcaatttttggAGGTAATCTCACTGTTAATTTGCAAAATTTTGATTGTTTGTAATGCAACAATAAATTCAACAGTAGTGTATGGTGTTGCAAGGGAAAAGGTAGCACGAGAACGAGCTGCTTTTGCAAGGGCTGAAGCAGAAGTATGGCTTAGACACGAACAAGCGGCTGTAGAAAGGGCTGTTGCAGAGTCTCGAGAAAGGGCTGCTGTGAAGGCTAGAGAGCTAGCAGCATTTGCAAGAg ATAATGAGCAAAAGAATGATAATGATCATTGA
- the LOC122060768 gene encoding auxilin-related protein 2-like isoform X2 encodes MESREARNRAAAERVIAEAREPAQWAAVQRAEAEAGERAAAADARERAAAERAVVERVIAEARERAQWAAVQRAQAEADERAEIEAREREERTAEEAREREATVATKKEAPERAPVEARGERAAFEGAAASSRERAAAAESMPRPNASDPIETQFLNKGVSEGVRWRSSETSPSMNKASSSTNVVDELIQFLEVARERAAFARAEAEVWLRHEQAAVERAVAESRERAAVKARELAAFARDNEQKNDNDH; translated from the exons ATGGAGAGCAGAGAAGCACGCAACAGAGCAGCGGCTGAAAGGGTAATAGCTGAAGCACGTGAACCAGCACAATGGGCTGCTGTTCAGAGGGCGGAAGCTGAAGCTGGTGAAAGGGCAGCAGCAGCAGACGCCAGGGAGAGGGCAGCTGCTGAAAGGGCTGTTGTCGAAAGGGTAATCGCCGAAGCGCGTGAACGAGCACAATGGGCTGCTGTTCAGAGGGCACAAGCTGAAGCTGATGAAAGGGCAGAAATTGAGgcaagggaaagagaagaaagaacagcAGAAGAAGCCAGGGAGAGGGAAGCTACTGTTGCGACGAAGAAGGAAGCACCAGAGCGAGCTCCTGTGGAGGCTAGAGGGGAACGAGCGGCTTTTGAAGGAGCTGCTGCATCGTCTCGAGAAAGGGCAGCAGCTGCAGAGTCAATGCCGAGGCCTAACGCTTCG GATCCAATTGAAACCCAATTTCTGAACAAGGGAGTGTCTGAAGGGGTGCGCTGGAGATCTTCTGAAACTTCACCCAGCATGAACAAGGCATCTTCCTCAACAAATGTTGTTGATgaattaattcaatttttggAG GTAGCACGAGAACGAGCTGCTTTTGCAAGGGCTGAAGCAGAAGTATGGCTTAGACACGAACAAGCGGCTGTAGAAAGGGCTGTTGCAGAGTCTCGAGAAAGGGCTGCTGTGAAGGCTAGAGAGCTAGCAGCATTTGCAAGAg ATAATGAGCAAAAGAATGATAATGATCATTGA